One genomic segment of Rubripirellula tenax includes these proteins:
- a CDS encoding NYN domain-containing protein → MNTEPLDRHGSASLWLLVDGYNVLAPTAPPRNPGANWLHQERLLLIHRLAEHLDAETCRRTCVVFDAANPPRDRPHRFSISEIEVIFAVDYPEADDLIEELIAAHTSPKSLAVVSSDARVQTAAKRKGSLAFESQPWLDDLLDGHVHLAVDRSRPDTLPHPKTKPDAPTDSDVTDWMREFGFDAD, encoded by the coding sequence ATGAACACCGAACCACTCGATCGCCACGGGTCGGCATCGCTGTGGTTGTTGGTTGACGGGTACAACGTCCTTGCGCCGACTGCACCGCCACGCAACCCAGGTGCAAACTGGCTGCACCAAGAACGGTTGCTTTTGATCCATCGATTGGCCGAACACCTTGATGCCGAAACTTGCCGGCGGACGTGTGTCGTCTTTGACGCGGCGAACCCGCCCCGCGACCGACCCCATCGTTTTTCGATCAGCGAGATCGAAGTGATCTTTGCCGTAGACTACCCCGAAGCCGATGACTTGATCGAAGAATTGATCGCCGCTCACACATCACCCAAGTCATTGGCCGTCGTGTCCTCCGACGCGAGAGTCCAAACCGCAGCAAAACGCAAAGGATCACTCGCCTTTGAGTCGCAACCATGGCTGGACGACCTGCTTGACGGCCACGTTCACTTGGCCGTGGATCGCTCGCGCCCAGACACATTGCCACATCCAAAAACCAAACCCGACGCGCCGACCGATTCCGACGTCACCGATTGGATGCGCGAGTTCGGATTTGATGCCGACTGA
- a CDS encoding prolyl oligopeptidase family serine peptidase → MCSHRAAQAMILMALLCGFSFASAAMADGPPPTPRTINDRLTVRWTDDDHCWFSRETSDGDKEIVRVDAASGTMTIESAADLEASPKVPLGFQGGPAPHSGPSDDETEIEFVNRTEQPVQMFWISTSGERIAYAKIAAGKTHRQHTYAGHVWESIGDDRKYYGNIVADVPRTVVVIQQEFAIPETKSTKKKRRRKNDKDPDQPGWKELKAAVNTSDDPSVTIADPQRSPDGRVLAAWKKTTADPMPVYTIESSPKGGGRVRLSERGYRLPGDAMDQYELVMWDVHDHELIPAGIPVIDFGRPRIRWRGEHDLMIEKVDRGHQRFRLFVIDPIEHKVTTPIDETTDTFIWSRHGPSVATVTYMDDTDEVIFATEQRGYRHLYLVDLSEQTPMRAITAGDFLVRDLIHIDEQRRQLDLVVGEYHDDQDPYHRHLIRVGIDDGKVTNLTDGDGDHEFQFSPDRRYVIVNHSRVDSPPVHQLRRTDDGALLATLAEAKRVVPTDSTMSLPTRFVAKGRDGTTDIWGLICFPNGYDPNSKKRYPVIESIYAGPHDSHVPKRYRNAPWYSEMTSLGFIVVRIDGMGTANRSKAFHDVCWHNLKDAGFPDRIAWMRQAAKQHPAMDLSRVGIYGTSAGGQNACGALLFHGDFYKAAVASCGCHDNRMDKASWNEQWMGVPVGPHYGRSSNIDNAANLSGDLLLLVGELDENVPPESTLRLVDALIKADKRFDFLMIPGMGHSDGGTYGRKRTRDFFVEKLIEKSAAAITR, encoded by the coding sequence ATGTGTAGCCATCGAGCAGCTCAAGCCATGATTCTGATGGCGTTGCTTTGCGGGTTTTCCTTTGCTTCCGCCGCGATGGCGGACGGCCCCCCACCAACACCACGCACGATCAATGATCGATTGACGGTTCGTTGGACGGATGATGATCATTGTTGGTTTTCGCGAGAAACGTCGGACGGTGACAAGGAAATCGTTCGCGTCGACGCTGCATCGGGAACGATGACCATCGAGTCGGCTGCTGATCTGGAAGCATCCCCGAAGGTTCCTCTTGGCTTCCAGGGCGGCCCCGCACCCCATTCGGGGCCATCGGACGACGAAACTGAAATCGAGTTCGTCAATCGAACCGAGCAACCCGTTCAAATGTTTTGGATCAGCACCAGCGGCGAGCGGATTGCTTACGCGAAAATTGCAGCGGGGAAGACGCATCGCCAACACACCTACGCTGGGCACGTTTGGGAATCGATCGGCGACGACCGCAAGTACTACGGAAATATCGTTGCCGACGTACCGCGAACGGTGGTAGTGATCCAGCAAGAGTTTGCCATTCCTGAAACGAAATCAACGAAGAAAAAACGTCGACGAAAAAACGATAAGGATCCCGACCAACCCGGATGGAAAGAACTCAAAGCAGCCGTCAATACATCGGACGATCCGTCCGTCACCATCGCTGATCCACAGCGGTCGCCCGATGGACGGGTCTTGGCAGCGTGGAAAAAAACAACCGCTGATCCAATGCCGGTATATACGATTGAATCATCCCCCAAGGGCGGAGGCCGCGTGAGATTGTCCGAGCGAGGTTATCGATTGCCCGGCGACGCCATGGATCAGTACGAGTTGGTGATGTGGGACGTCCATGACCACGAATTGATTCCTGCCGGGATTCCAGTCATCGATTTCGGGCGCCCGCGAATACGATGGCGAGGTGAACATGATCTGATGATTGAAAAAGTCGATCGAGGACATCAACGCTTTCGTCTGTTCGTGATCGATCCCATCGAACACAAAGTCACCACGCCGATCGATGAAACAACTGACACGTTCATCTGGTCTCGGCATGGCCCTTCGGTGGCGACGGTGACTTATATGGACGATACCGACGAAGTGATCTTTGCCACCGAACAACGCGGGTATAGGCATCTGTATCTTGTTGACCTCAGTGAACAAACACCGATGCGTGCGATCACGGCGGGCGACTTTTTGGTTCGTGATTTGATTCACATTGACGAACAGCGGCGACAGCTTGATTTGGTCGTCGGCGAGTATCACGACGACCAAGATCCCTATCATCGGCACCTGATTCGTGTCGGAATCGACGACGGCAAGGTCACCAACCTCACCGACGGTGACGGCGACCACGAATTTCAGTTCTCCCCCGACCGTCGCTACGTCATCGTCAATCACAGCCGCGTGGACTCACCACCGGTTCACCAATTGCGGCGGACCGACGACGGTGCCTTACTTGCGACGCTTGCGGAAGCGAAACGCGTCGTGCCGACGGACTCGACAATGTCGCTCCCGACGCGATTCGTCGCCAAAGGACGCGATGGCACCACCGACATTTGGGGCCTGATCTGTTTTCCCAACGGCTATGATCCGAATTCGAAAAAACGTTACCCGGTGATCGAATCAATCTACGCGGGACCGCACGATTCGCATGTGCCGAAACGATATCGGAACGCGCCGTGGTATAGCGAGATGACTTCACTGGGTTTCATCGTCGTGCGCATCGACGGAATGGGGACGGCAAACCGATCGAAGGCGTTTCATGATGTCTGTTGGCACAATCTGAAAGATGCCGGCTTTCCGGATCGGATTGCATGGATGCGTCAGGCCGCCAAGCAGCATCCCGCGATGGACCTTTCACGAGTCGGAATCTACGGTACTTCGGCAGGCGGACAAAACGCGTGCGGCGCGCTGCTGTTCCATGGTGACTTTTACAAAGCGGCCGTCGCTTCGTGCGGATGCCACGACAACCGGATGGACAAAGCATCGTGGAACGAACAATGGATGGGCGTGCCGGTCGGCCCGCACTATGGTCGATCCAGCAACATCGACAACGCTGCAAACCTTAGCGGCGATCTGCTTTTGTTGGTTGGCGAACTCGATGAAAATGTTCCGCCCGAATCCACGCTGCGATTGGTCGACGCGCTGATCAAGGCGGATAAGCGATTCGATTTCCTGATGATCCCGGGAATGGGCCACAGCGACGGAGGCACCTACGGCCGGAAACGGACGCGAGACTTTTTTGTCGAAAAGCTGATCGAAAAATCTGCTGCGGCGATCACGCGATAG
- a CDS encoding proline dehydrogenase family protein translates to MVPDPASTSANAEFRADATTSQRAIELAATLLDQAAALQTPQERRQQAELDRMIGHPADKATLVEMTDQAFRTHSPARVADQLTHLLDVQGVPRFFNPIEQAMLRGFQSFGEYLPGVAVPLVKEKMRRETANVILPAEPELLSEHLRNRQSHGVGMNVNLLGEAVLGEGEVRTRMHRYTEALRLPDVRCMSVKISTLDSQVSSIARRHTIDRVSDRLESLYRTAAREVDRATGQGKFIYLDMEEYRDLYLTADILCQTLDRPGLENVRAGIALQAYIPDSFHVMNRLIEWSARRVANGCTGLTIRLVKGANLEMERVEASIAGHAQAPYRTKLETDANYKRMLRSLIDAAQQGFVRVGLASHNLFDVALGLIWSDAIKDTEAIQIEMLEGMANHQRRAIEEHVGAMLLYAPACLREEFLNAIGYLIRRLDENTGPQNFLRHAYRLESNSPEFRSLADDFRDALDSASTVSSSPRRNIDRHAQPPCPAPADDWSAFVNEPDTDWAVPANSQWAQMILDNWIVRCDDQATNVELWIGNTKADRDPGQVRLSYDPSRPQRVVSRYQSATLDQVQAAVSLAHDGLDSWSATSITDRHEILRRVAQLIRQRRDDLIGAMVADGGKTILEADPEVSEAIDFCEFYPLTVADWLHCTTVRCEARGVVAVITPWNFPLAIPCGGIAAAIACGNTVILKPASETVLVAALLCQAFWDAGVPRDVLQMIPCEDADAESGLVANPQIDTVMLTGGTSTAKRMLVVRPDLHLLAETGGKNATIVTAMADRDLAVKHVIHSAFGHGGQKCSATSLLLLEKEVFNDPKFRAMLADAVDSIPVGSAWELSTKMGPLIGPPGETLARGMKTLEDDETWLVVPEHIVGQPNLYRPGVKWNVQSGGYTHMNELFGPVLGVMPFSRLEEAIEIVRSTGYGLTSGLESLDEREIELWKQSVHAGNLYINRSTTGAIVLRQPFGGVGLSAYGPGVKAGGPHYVLALMRISDEANVSDANDLPVHDEPYPSSALRDWLSGLSGERLDADLRPILSRMITDSCAAMESEFSRSHDTVRLLGQDNLRRYRCVPAMTIRVEVDDSLRDALVALIAAVSVGTPVTLSSDPDTPDSWSEWFDAIADAVPGLVEPIDESDEALADRIESGDVKRMRRLNANRCQRRSAVACATEFVTVISEPVLAEAKIECLRYLDEQSISHDYHRYGNLGRRSEESRRPIA, encoded by the coding sequence ATGGTCCCTGATCCCGCGTCGACATCGGCCAATGCCGAATTTCGAGCCGATGCAACCACGTCGCAACGGGCGATCGAGTTGGCCGCGACGCTGTTGGATCAGGCTGCTGCGCTGCAAACGCCCCAGGAGCGTCGCCAGCAGGCCGAATTGGATCGGATGATCGGGCATCCGGCCGATAAAGCAACCTTGGTCGAAATGACGGACCAAGCTTTTCGAACGCACTCTCCCGCCCGCGTCGCGGACCAATTGACGCACTTGCTTGACGTCCAGGGCGTTCCGCGATTTTTCAATCCCATTGAACAGGCGATGTTGAGGGGCTTTCAATCGTTCGGCGAATACTTGCCCGGTGTGGCCGTTCCGTTGGTCAAAGAGAAGATGCGGCGGGAAACCGCCAACGTGATTCTGCCCGCGGAACCGGAGCTGCTATCCGAACACCTTCGCAATCGCCAAAGTCACGGCGTCGGTATGAACGTCAATCTGCTGGGTGAAGCCGTTTTGGGCGAAGGCGAAGTTCGCACTCGGATGCATCGCTATACCGAAGCCCTGCGTTTGCCAGATGTCCGTTGCATGTCGGTGAAGATCTCGACCCTCGACAGCCAAGTGTCATCCATCGCCCGGCGGCACACCATTGACCGAGTCTCCGATCGATTGGAATCGTTGTATCGAACGGCGGCTCGCGAAGTGGATCGGGCGACCGGCCAAGGAAAGTTCATTTATTTGGACATGGAAGAGTATCGCGACCTCTATCTGACAGCGGACATCCTTTGCCAAACGCTCGATAGACCGGGCCTGGAAAATGTCCGGGCCGGCATCGCGTTGCAAGCCTACATTCCCGATTCGTTTCATGTGATGAACCGTTTGATCGAATGGTCGGCGCGGCGGGTTGCAAACGGTTGCACCGGATTGACCATCCGTTTGGTCAAGGGTGCCAATCTGGAAATGGAGCGAGTCGAAGCATCGATCGCCGGGCACGCCCAGGCTCCGTATCGCACCAAGTTGGAAACGGATGCTAACTACAAGCGAATGTTGCGAAGCCTGATCGATGCGGCCCAACAGGGTTTTGTTCGTGTCGGACTGGCTTCCCACAATCTGTTTGACGTCGCGCTCGGATTGATTTGGTCCGATGCGATCAAGGACACCGAAGCGATTCAAATCGAAATGCTCGAAGGGATGGCCAACCATCAACGTCGGGCGATTGAAGAGCACGTTGGCGCTATGCTGCTGTATGCGCCTGCGTGTCTTCGCGAAGAGTTTCTCAATGCGATCGGCTATCTGATTCGACGATTGGATGAGAATACGGGGCCACAGAACTTTCTTCGTCATGCGTATCGACTGGAATCGAACAGTCCCGAGTTTCGATCCTTGGCCGACGATTTTCGCGACGCGCTGGATTCGGCTTCAACGGTTTCGTCATCGCCACGGCGAAACATCGACCGGCATGCGCAACCGCCCTGCCCTGCACCGGCCGATGATTGGTCGGCGTTCGTCAATGAACCCGATACCGATTGGGCTGTGCCTGCGAACTCGCAATGGGCGCAAATGATTCTCGATAATTGGATCGTTCGTTGTGACGACCAAGCGACCAATGTCGAACTGTGGATCGGTAACACCAAGGCGGATCGGGATCCTGGCCAAGTGCGGTTGTCCTACGATCCGTCGCGACCCCAGCGCGTGGTCAGTCGATATCAATCAGCCACGCTGGATCAGGTGCAAGCCGCCGTATCGCTTGCCCACGACGGGTTGGATTCTTGGAGTGCAACGTCGATCACGGATCGACACGAAATCCTGCGACGGGTCGCTCAATTGATCCGCCAGCGGCGCGACGACTTGATCGGCGCGATGGTAGCCGATGGCGGCAAAACGATCTTGGAAGCCGACCCCGAAGTCAGCGAGGCGATCGATTTTTGTGAGTTCTATCCGCTGACCGTCGCCGATTGGCTTCACTGCACCACCGTCCGATGCGAAGCTCGTGGTGTGGTTGCCGTGATCACGCCGTGGAACTTTCCGCTGGCCATTCCGTGTGGCGGGATCGCGGCAGCCATCGCGTGTGGCAATACGGTGATCTTGAAACCCGCTTCGGAAACGGTTTTGGTTGCCGCCCTGCTTTGCCAAGCGTTCTGGGACGCAGGCGTGCCCCGCGATGTGTTGCAAATGATTCCCTGTGAGGATGCGGACGCCGAATCCGGTTTGGTCGCCAACCCGCAAATCGATACCGTGATGCTGACCGGCGGAACTTCCACTGCCAAACGCATGTTGGTGGTGCGTCCCGATCTGCACCTGCTGGCCGAAACCGGTGGCAAGAATGCAACGATCGTTACGGCGATGGCCGACCGCGATTTGGCGGTCAAACATGTCATTCACTCGGCGTTCGGCCATGGCGGTCAAAAGTGCAGTGCCACGTCGTTGTTACTGCTAGAAAAAGAAGTCTTCAACGATCCCAAATTTCGGGCCATGTTGGCCGACGCGGTCGACAGCATCCCCGTCGGTTCCGCTTGGGAACTGTCTACGAAAATGGGGCCACTGATCGGTCCACCCGGGGAGACGTTGGCACGCGGGATGAAGACGCTCGAAGATGATGAAACTTGGTTGGTCGTCCCCGAGCACATTGTCGGCCAACCGAATCTGTATCGGCCCGGCGTCAAGTGGAACGTCCAGTCGGGCGGCTACACGCACATGAACGAATTGTTCGGGCCGGTACTTGGTGTGATGCCGTTTTCTCGGTTGGAAGAAGCGATCGAGATCGTTCGTTCGACAGGCTACGGGCTGACCAGTGGACTCGAAAGTCTCGACGAGCGTGAAATCGAATTGTGGAAGCAGTCCGTTCACGCCGGCAATCTCTACATCAATCGTTCCACCACGGGCGCGATCGTGCTGCGTCAACCGTTCGGCGGCGTCGGCTTGAGCGCGTATGGCCCCGGCGTCAAAGCGGGCGGTCCGCACTATGTCCTGGCACTGATGCGAATCAGCGACGAGGCAAACGTATCAGATGCCAATGACCTACCCGTCCACGATGAACCCTACCCGTCGTCGGCGCTGCGGGATTGGTTGTCGGGTTTGTCGGGCGAGCGTCTTGATGCCGATCTTCGGCCGATACTTTCGCGAATGATCACGGACAGTTGCGCGGCGATGGAGTCCGAATTTTCTCGCAGCCACGATACGGTACGATTGCTCGGTCAAGACAATTTGCGTCGATACCGCTGCGTGCCGGCAATGACCATTCGAGTCGAGGTGGACGATTCGCTTCGTGACGCGCTGGTCGCGTTGATCGCGGCGGTCTCGGTTGGGACACCCGTCACGTTATCCAGCGATCCCGACACACCCGATTCATGGAGCGAGTGGTTCGATGCGATCGCCGACGCGGTCCCCGGGTTGGTGGAACCGATCGACGAATCGGATGAAGCATTGGCCGATCGAATCGAATCGGGTGACGTCAAGCGAATGAGGCGATTGAACGCAAACAGATGCCAGCGAAGATCAGCGGTCGCTTGCGCGACAGAGTTCGTCACCGTCATCAGCGAACCCGTCCTGGCGGAAGCGAAAATCGAATGCCTGCGTTACTTGGACGAGCAGTCGATTTCACACGACTACCATCGATACGGCAACCTCGGTCGTCGCAGCGAAGAATCAAGGCGGCCTATCGCGTGA